In Neovison vison isolate M4711 chromosome 14, ASM_NN_V1, whole genome shotgun sequence, the following proteins share a genomic window:
- the ZNF713 gene encoding zinc finger protein 713 has protein sequence MPSHNAILSQGGNMEEKEMSNGSQIVRSQDSLTFQDVAVNFTREEWNQLYPAQKILYRDVMLENYRNLVALGHQLYKPEVISQLEKEEQRGIERDSAVDAHADGESRREIKKSTPNQNISDEKQNHDMIMERLTGDSFWYSILGGLWDFDYQLEFNQENQQRYLAQISFTHKKITQERSRDCNRFQENYNMNANLIMHQRIPSIKIPLNSDTQGNSIKHNPDLIYYQGNYVRKNPYEYNECGKIFNQGILLTNHIHTEEKPSECGKVFSHNSSLTQPQIVLTGEKPYKCDECGKRFSQRIHLVQHQRIHTGEKPFICNECGKAFRQHSSFTQHLRIHTGEKPYKCNQCGKAFSRITSLTEHHRLHTGEKPYECSFCGKAFSQRTHLNQHERTHTGEKPYKCNECEKAFSQSAHLNQHRKIHTREKLCEYSKCGKTLSPSPSLTQQHITHGGGII, from the exons atGCCCTCTCACAATGCTATACTTTCCCAAGGGGGGAacatggaggagaaagaaatgagtAATGGATCACAGATAGTCAGGTCTCAG GACTCACTGACATTCCAGGACGTGGCTGTGAACTTCACCAGAGAAGAGTGGAACCAGCTGTACCCTGCTCAGAAGATCCTTTACCGagatgtgatgctggagaactacAGGAATCTGGTAGCACTCG GGCATCAACTCTATAAGCCAGAGGTGATCTCTCAGTTGGAGAAAGAGGAGCAGCGGGGGATAGAAAGAGACAGTGCAGTGGACGCTCACGCAG ATGGGGAGAGTAGACGTGAAATCAAAAAATCGACTCCAAACCAGAACATTtctgatgaaaaacaaaatcatgaCATGATAATGGAGAGACTAACAGGAGATAGTTTCTGGTACTCCATCTTGGGAGgcctctgggattttgattacCAGTTAGAGTTTAACCAAGAAAACCAGCAGAGATACTTAGCACAAATATCTTTCACCCACAAAAAGATCACACAGGAGAGAAGCCGTGACTGTAATAGATTTCAAGAAAACTATAACATGAATGCAAACCTTATTATGCATCAGAGAATTCCTTCCATTAAAATACCCCTCAATTCTGACACACAAGGAAATAGCATCAAACATAATCCAGACTTGATTTACTATCAGGGAAACTATGTAAGAAAGAATCCTTATGAATATAATGAGTGTGGAAAAATCTTCAATCAAGGTATTCTTCTTACTAACCATATTCATACTGAAGAGAAACCCAGTGAATGTGGGAAGGTTTTCAGCCACAACTCATCTCTTACTCAACCTCAGATAGTCCTTACAGGAGAGAAGCCCTATAAGTGTGATGAATGTGGGAAAAGATTCAGCCAGAGGATACATCTTGttcaacatcagagaattcacacaggagaAAAACCTTTTATATGCaatgaatgtggaaaagccttccGTCAGCATTCATCCTTTACTCAACATctgagaattcatactggagagaagcccTATAAATGTAATCAATGTGGTAAAGCCTTTAGCCGTATCACATCCCTGACTGAACATCATAGacttcatactggagagaaaccttatgaatgtagtttttgtgggaaagccttcagccaGAGGACACATCTTAATCAGCATGAGAGAActcatacaggagagaaaccctataaatgtaatgaatgtgagAAAGCCTTTAGCCAGAGTGCACACCTTAATCAACATAGGAAAATCCATACTCGGGAGAAATTATGTGAATATAGTAAGTGTGGGAAAACCTTAAGTCCCAGTCCTTCACTTACCCAGCAGCACATAACTCATGGTGGGGGAatcatatga